From the Nostoc sp. PCC 7107 genome, the window ACCTAACCCCCTTATTTCTCCGAAACAAAGGGGGATTTGAGGGGATCACCAAATCTTAACATTACAAAACCAAAAATTTTCTAGCTATCCTTTTAGTTAAATAAGATTTATGGAAAGTCACCTATACTTTAGGGGGCTTTTTCTGTAGTATGCAATTAAGCACAAATCAAGAGGGACAACGTGGAAAACTTGCAAGCTCTCCTGAGCATTTTCACATTTTTGGGTGTAATTATCCTAGTTATGACGGAATGGGTACATCTGACTATTGCAGCTTTATTGGGAGCATTGCTACTAGTTTTCACCAACGTCATGACATTAAAAGAAGCCGTGGGTTACATCGGCAATAGTCATGGAACATTAGGCTTATTTTTTGGTGTTATGGTACTTGTGCGGGCATTTGAACCGACAAAAATATTTGATTATTTAGCCACTCAAATTGTCATTTTAGCTAAAGGCGACGGCAAGCGACTGTTATTGAGTATTGTGGGCATTGTGACTCCTATTTGTGCAGTATTACCCAATGCCACAACAGTCATGTTATTAGCGCCTTTAATTCCCCCTATGGCAGAAGAAATAGGCATTAATTTTGTACCATTACTAATATTAATGGTCTTTATAGCTAATAGTGCTGGTTTGTTAACTTTGGTGGGTGATCCTGCCACATTTATTGTTGGAGATGCTATTAATATCAGCTTTACAGAATATTTATGGCAATTAAGTTTAGGAGGAGTGATTGCAGTTGTTACAGTCGTAGCCACACTGCCATTTCTATTTCGGAAAATTTGGCATACTAAACTTGATAATCTGGAAGAATTGCCACATCCCCAAATTAATCATCCACGAGTTTTAACTGTGGGGGCAGTGATTATAGCCTTTGTATTAGTCTTTTTTGTGATTGGTGAATCTTTACCAATTCCTATTTCGCCTGCTGCTGTAGCTTTATTGGGTGCGGCTTTGGCTTTGTTATTATCTCATCACAGCCGCATCGATACAGTTAATAATATTTTGCGGGATGTTGATTGGAGTACATTAATATTTTTTATGAGTATTTTTGTATTGATTGGCGGGTTGGAAAAAACAGGTGTAATTAATGGTTTATCGGGAGTTTTAGCAATTATTTTAGGGAAAAATATTGTTCTCGGTTCCCTAGTTTTATTATTCTTGGTGGGGATATTATCTAGTGTCGTGCCGAATATTCCCTTAGTGGTGGCGATGGTTCCTTTAATTAAACAATATCTTGTCACTGTAGGATTAGCACCAGCCGAAGTGTTAGCACAAGACTTTCAAGGGCAATTTCCGGCGGAAGTTTTACCTTTGTTTTACGCCATGATGTTTGGTGCAACTTTGGGGGGTAACGGTACACTTGTCGGAGCATCTTCTAATATAGTTGCCGCGGGGATTTCCGAACAGCATGGTCGTCGCATTTCATTTAAAACTTTTCTGCACTACGGTATTCCTGTAATGTTTTTGCAATTGGTAACATCGGGATTATATGTGTTAGTGCGATTTCTGATTTAAAATAAACATAGCTCTATCATATTTACTCCTTAAGGAGGATGATCTTTCATAAGTGTATTTAAGGATACTTGCGTATATGGTTTTGCATAAGCGCTAAATGTAGCATCATAGGTATAAGAACAAAACCAAATTCAGCTTCAAGAAGGATCAAACTTATGAACCCGCCTGAAGAATATACCAATTACAATGCTGTAGAGCCAGGGCAAGGGGGGTCAAATCAAGTCAATAATAAACTGCAATTTAGTACTAACGGGATTGGTGAAACTAACAGCTTAGATAAAGTCAGAGATATTCTTTTTGGTAGTCAGATACGCGACGTTGACAAAAGATTTGCCCGTTTAGAAGACCGTTTAGTTTCTGAACTTGTGAACATGCGGGATGAAACACGCAAACGTTTAGATGCTTTAGAAAGTTATGTGAGACAGGAGGTTGATTCTTTAACAGAACAGTTGAAAAAAGAGCAGCTAGAACGCGATGGGATGATGAGATCGCACTCTGAAGAGCAAAAAAATATTAACCTATCTTTAGAAAATAAAATTGCTCAAGTTGACGAACAAACTAGTAACCGTCAACGGGAATTGCGCGAACAGATCCTGAACCAATCGAAAAATTTACAAGATGACCTTCAGCAAAAATATGAAGAAATTTTAACTGTGCTGAAACGAGAAACGCAAGAACTCCAAAAAGATAAAACAGACCGTTCTCATCTGGCAGCTTTGTTTTCAGAATTAGCAATTCGGCTAAATACAGACAATAAATCTTAATTTTCCAGTTTTTTTCAGTGTATACAACATCAGGCTAATATTATCGCATTATTCCTGAATATTACTTCTTTATTCGCTTCCCTATCAAAGACTATTAATTTAGTAAGACAACTATGCTAGAGACATTGTAAGTTAATTGTCTTGTTAGTTTATTCACGAGAATCCGACTGTATGTTAATTGTAAATTAAGGGATTTGGGTAATGAATAACTATCCCCCGAATCGAGTACCTCTAGAAGCTACAAGCCGCCATGGAGAATCTTCTAACTTAGATTCGTTCAATCAAGATGAACTGAATGTACTTCGCAGTGTCCTCCTTGGTGTTGAACCAAGTCAACTGAATAAACTTTACGAACGATTAAATAATCCGCAAATTCTACCAGAAGATATCAGTCATTTGCTTCCCGAAGCTGTGGTTTTGCGTTCCAAGCAAGATAAACAACTGGTAGAAGCAATAGTTTCAACGGTGGAAGAAGCAATTCAAGCTTCTGTTACTCAAGACGAAAATATACTTTCAGAAGCATTTTTTCCCATAATCGGCCCAGCGGCGCGAAAAGCCATCGCTTCATCTTTAGATGAGATGATGCAATCGCTCAATCAAGCTCTAGAACATAGTTTGTCCCTAGAAAGTGTCAAATGGAGGTTAGAAGCACGACGTACAGGGAAATCATTTGCGGAAATTGTGCTGCTGCGGACTTTAATTTACCGCGTCGAACAAATATTTCTGATCCACAAACAAACAGGATTATTGCTGCACCATGTAATGTTCCAGCAAATAGCTGTTCAAGATCCTGATTTAGTCGCGGCGATGTTGACAGCAATTCAAGATTTTGTTAAAGATTCTTTTGGTATCCAGCAAGAAGATACATTACGTAGTTTGCGATTTGGCGAACTGACAATTTGGATTGAAGCCGGGCCACAAGCAATCATCGCTGGGATTGTTCGCGGTAAACCGCCGCAAGAATTACGCGAAGTTTTTCAAGCAGCCATTGAAAAAATTCATCTCAAACTAAGCACAGAACTGCATAGTTTTGCAGGAGAAACAGAACCATTTCGAGCTAGTGAACCTTATTTAGAAAACTGTTTAGCCATTCAGTATAAAACTGCCTCTAGGCAAAATTATACTTATGCCTGGGCTTTTTTAGGTTTAATGGCGATCGCATCTGGCACTTGGGGCTTTTTTACTCTCAGAGAAAACATCCGTTGGCAAACTTATCTCCATAAACTCAACTCTCAGCCAGGAATTGTGGTGGTAAATACGCGCTATTACAACGGGAAGCATTTTATTTCGGGAATGCGTGATCCGTTGGCTGTAGATCCCAACACTCTCATACAACCTACAAATCTCAACCCTGACAAAGTAATTAGTAAGTGGCAATCTTATTTATCTTTGGAACCACAACTAATCACTAAAAGAACAGCCAAACTACTGCAACCACCAAAAACTGTAGTGCTAGAAGTTGATCATAACGGCATTCTTTCTGTTATTGGCTATGCACCACGTAACTGGATTTTGGAAGCTCAGAAACTATGGCGTTTTATTCCAGGAGTAACCCAATTCCAAACTAAAAATCTTATGCCCAGTGAACTGAAAGAATTAGAGTCAGCTAAACAGCAAATTGAAGCAACAGTACTTTTATTTGAAGAAGGAAAAAATAATTTTATTCCCGGAGAGACTAACAAGATACCAGATTTACGTAATGTGCTACAAAAGCTTTTCAACACAGCCAACTCTCTAGACAAAGATGTGCAAATTCAAATTAGAGGACATACTGATACTACGGGAACAGAACGACAAAATTTGTTTCTCAGTCAAACCCGTGCGAATAAAATCTTAGCTTATTTAAATTCTCCAGGAATTAACATCAATAAATTTAAACTTGTGGCTGTAGGTTCTAAACTACCTTACCAGAGCGAAGTTATTTTAGATGCTAAACAGCTAAATCGCCGAGTATCTTTTCAGGTTTTTATAATTAATAAAACTCAATAAATATGCTTCAGAAAAAAGTTTGTATGGTAGGTGCATTTGCTACAGGTAAAACAAGTTTAATCTCAAGGTTTATCTACAGCATTTTTTCGGAAAAATATTACACTACTGTAGGCGTAAAAATTGACAAAAAAACTCTAGAGTTTCAGGGAAATAATGTGAATTTAATCCTTTGGGATCTTTATGGTGAAGACGAATTTCAAAAAGTTCGGATGTCCTATCTCAGAGGTTCATCGGGTTATATATTAGTTGTAGATGGCACTCGGCATAATACCCTAGATAAAGCTTTTGAGCTACAAATTAAAGTAGAAGAAAGTATTGGCAAAGTTCCTTTTATCTTAGTATTTAACAAGTGGGATATGACCAATGAATGGGAAATTGAAACTCATGAGCTAGATGTGATTATCCAAAAAGGTTGGACTGTGATTAATACTAGTGCTAAAACTGGACAGGGTGTGGAAGAAGTTTTTCAAACTCTTACTAATAAAATCTTAAATGGATAAATGGTAGATATTCCCCATGCTGTGATTTTATATCTTCTCAACTTTATTATAGAACAGCGATCGCTTGCCTATTTATTAGTCACAAAAGATGGTTATCTTGTAGCTTGGGGTGGGAAACTATCTGAATATGGCATGATGAATCTCAATCAAGAAGTATCTGTATGTGAACAGTTTTTTTTCCTAGAAGGTTTACTACCTTTAGATGATAATCCTGTATTTTTACCCTTGATTAAAATGGAGGTTGGTATCTGTGCAGACATCCATATTTTTCCCTCAGAAGAAGGTGATTGGATATTATTTTTAAATAGCATTTTAGATGAAAAACATCTCTCTGCTATGCAACAAGAAGCAAATCTTTCCAATTTGTTACAAGAAAAATCTGATAAATAATTCAATCAGCCACCTAAAGAATAAATAATTAAATTTTGTATATTTATGTTATGAGCAAAACTCTATTATCTGACTTATTTTTATCTTTAAATATTTTAGTTTTAGAAAAAGTTGATATTGGATTATTTAGAGTTACGGCTCAACCACCTAATTGGTTGAGGCGTTTTTGTAGCCAGGAATTAAAATTTGGTATGAATATGTTAATTCCCCAAGAGGAATTTACTTTTTTAGAAAACTTTTTGTTTGATGCCGAAGATTTTTGGTCTAGCAATAGTATTGGCAAGCTAAGTTCTGGTATTTGGAGTCAAAAAAACTTAATCGGTTATGAAGAACAACTAGAAGCTTATACTTTGTGTGTACATGAGAGTAAAATTTTGTTAATTGAATTAGCCGAAGATAAATTTAAATATAAGCAACACTTAATCCAAGCAGGGAGAGAACAACAATTAAATTATCAGCAATTATTAAAAGATAATCAAAGAAAAGAAGTATTGATTAATTGTATTATCCATGATATAGCCGGGCAACTAAATGCAATTAATTGCTGTTTGGCTCTGCTAGAATTTGAAAATTTAACAGATAAAGGCAAAGAACATTTAGAAATTGCTCGTAAGCAATCAACCAAGCAAGAAATGTTAATTAGAAATATATTAGATGCTTTTTCGGCTGAGGTGCGATCGCTAGAAAGTTTTATCGTAGATATTGATACGTCTCCAGATATTTTAATGGCGATACAAGAAGTAATAGAGCTATTCCAAGCTACTTTTGCTCTGACTAATCAGCAGTTACAGCTTGCTGCCGACGTTGATATCACAGCAGATTGGAAAGTTATTGGTGAACAATCGCGCTTAGATCGGGTCATTACAAATCTTATGGAAAATGCTTATCGCCACAGTCCAGAAGATTCTACTGTAACTATAGGTTTACAAGCAGATGCAAAATATATTCTCTTCACTATCGATGATGAAGGTGAAGGTGTACCACCAGAAATGGTAGATAATTTATTTCAAAAATTTTCCCAAGGTCAAAATCGTTCAGGTAGAGGCGGTATTGGTCTTTATTTTTGTCGTATGACGATTGAGCGTTGGGGAGGAAGTATCGGTTATTCCCCACGTCAAGAAGGCGGTTCCCGATTTTGGTTCCGCCTTCCCAAGGCTGGTGGTTTAGGGGTGTAAGAGTGTAAGGGTGTAGGTAAGTAAAACTCTTACCCACATTTACTGTTCCCTAAATTTAATAACCAATCAGATGTAATACATCGCGCAGAACGCTGTAACCTGCTAAATCCCAGAGTAAGTAAGCCACAAAACCAATCGTGGCTAAACGACCGTTCCATAGTTCAGCTTGGGGAGTCCAGCCAAACAGAAATTCATTGCGATCGCGGCCGTTATAAGCATTAGCAATCACGGGTAAATCAGTAGAGGAACGATTTTCCATTGCTTGATTCCAAAATTATTTGTTACTTAACTTAACGTTAGCTATTTATTGCTAGACTGCTTTCTGTCTGTAGGTACAAACTCCACGCACTTCTTATGGACGATTAAAAAAGCCTGAAAGTCTAAACATCTCCACCCTCAGAGGGTGATGAAAATCATATTTGTAAATAAGTGTAAATTACTATTAACTAAATATTGCCTAAGCTTAAGATTAAAACATAGTAATTTATCTAGTTTTAATAAATAGCAATTAAACGCCTACAGTTGTTAATAAATGGGCATTTTGCTTTATTCATTCAACAAATATCTCCAAAATTAAATCTCATGGATCAACAAACTTCTACCCGACGCTAGATATATTGTTCAAACTTCAGATGGATGCTGAAATCGCCTAAATTACTGGATTCTGAGATTTACGAGAGTTAGGTATGGCGATAGTTACAGACATAAATTTCATAGTTGCTGCTCAAACCATTCTTAAATCCCTCCAAAGTTAAACTTTAAAAGAAGGAAATACAATGATTCAAAGTACGGGAATTATGTTGGGACTCTACAAACCATTATTATGGGTAGCACAAATTTCTGTAGATCCCTCCAGCGTCACGCCAGCGCAAGCATCGGTGCTGACATCCGGGCCACGCTTTTTTGTCGCCTTAATCTCCGGCGTGATTCTCGCTTTTGCTTTTCAACTAGTGCTAACAAATCTCTCTGTTGCAGCGGGTATTTCCTACCTCGGACATTCATCCGATGCGGATGCAAATCATGGAGAAACTGGCAGTTTTGGCGGAACCATTCGCAAAATTGGCACGGCTGTTGGGATTTGGACATTAGTTACCGTTACCATCGCCTTATCAATCGCCAGTTTCTTAGCAGTAAAATTAAGCTTAGTGATCTTTGATCCCAGACTAGGAGCTATTCTCGGCTTAGTCATTTGGGGAGCATACTTCTTATTACTAGTATGGGTAAGTTCCACTACCGTAGGTTCCTTAATTGGTTCAGTGGTTAACACTGCTACCTCCGGTTTTCAAGCCATTATGGGAACTGCAACCGCCGCCCTTGGTGCTAAAGCCGTCAATCAGCAAGTGGTAGCCACCGCAGAAGCCGCCGCCGCCGCTGTACGCCGGGAATTAGGTAGTGCTATAGACCCCATCAGCATTCGGGAAAATGTCGAAGATTATTTAGAAAAGCTGCGTCCCCCGGAACTGGATGTATCAAGAATACGTGGTGAATTTGAAAAATTACTCAATGATCCGCAATTAAAAGCGATCTCCGGCAGTCTTGATTTACGCAACATCGACCGCCAAAAATTTATTGATTTAGTCAGCAGCCGCACTGACCTTTCTAAACGGGACGTTAAGCGCATCGCAGATACACTGTATAGCGTTTGGCAACAAACATTAGGACAACATCAACCGACTCCAGACCGCCTGGGCGAATTAGTTGACTATCTCAAATCCCTACCCCCAGGACAAACCAGAACCGACGAACTGAACGCCAAACTAGAACAGTTAATTGCTGAAACTCGTTCCTCTAAAGAAACAACCCAAGAAACCGCCCCCGGAATCATTCAGCAGACACTCCAACAAGGAATAACAGCCCTGACTGGTATAGTTTTGGGACGTGCTGATTTATCAGAGATCGATGTAGAAAAAATCTGGCAATCCCTATCTACAGCTAAAGATAAAGCCACAGAACAAGCAGATAAACTAGGTCTTCCTACCCCATCCCAACCCTACAGCCCAATTCGCGCTGATGTTGAGAACTATCTGCATAACACTTACGCTTGGCAATTAAGTCAAGAAAAAATCGCCCAAGAATTCCGCGATGTTATCTATGACCCAGCCGCCGATCCTGGCATCATTAAAAGAGAATTAGAACGACTTTCGCGCAATGATTTTGTGAATATCCTGCAACAGCGAGGATTACTTACCCAAAGCGAAATTCAACGGATTGTAGATCACCTAGAAGCTGTGCGTCAATCAGTCTTAGTCACAGCCATAGCCGAAGAAGAAAGAGAAATTACTCAAGATTTGCAACGCCGAGTTGAAAGTTATCTGTTGGTAACATCAAAATCAGAGTTGAATGCTGAAGTAATTGAACGAAATTTCCCCGCTTTATTGTCAGACTCAGATGCAGATTTTGAAACTTTGTCACGCCGCCTAGCAGTGATTGACCGTGAGGAAATGCGGAAAATCCTCCTAGAACGCAATGATATTCAACTATATGAAGTTGAACCAATTCTAGATGAATTAGAAAAACAGCGCGATCGCGTTTTAGTTGAAGCGCAAGGTATAGTAGAACAGGCAAAATATCAAGCAGAAACCCTGTGGTTGAATGTGGAATCATATCTGCGGAACACAGGCAAAGCTGAATTAAACCCTGATGCGATTCGTGCCGATATCAAGCGATTATTAGAAGATCCCCAAGCTGGGATGAGTGCAATTCGGACAAGATTGTCGCGTTTTGACCGTGATACCTTAGTGCAGTTGTTAAGTCAGCGCCAAGATTTGAACGAAGACCAAGTTAACGACATTATAAATGTTGTGGAAGATTCTTGGCACAGTCTTCGCCATGCACCACAAGCTGTAGCCGACAGAGCCAAAGAGCAATATGATTCTGTAACAACCACAATTACAGATTATTTGCGGAACACTGGTAAAGCAGAACTCAACCCCGAAGGAATCCAACGAGATTTGAATCGTTTGTTTGAAAATCCCAAAGAAGGTGCAGTTGCATTGCGGCGGCGGTTATCACAGGTAGACCGAGATACCTTAGTCAAATTGTTGAGTCAGCGTCAAGACTTGAGTGAAGAACAAGTCAACGAAGTGATTGACTCTATGCAAACATCAATCCGCAATTTTGTGCGTGCGCCGCGGCGTTTGGCTACCCGCACACAGCAAAGAATGGACACATTCAAAGCCTATCTAGAAGAATATCTGCGCCAAACTGGTAAAGAAGAACTCAACCCCGAAGGTATTAAACGTGACTTGCAGTTATTGTTGCATGATCCACGGGTAGGCGTGGAAAGTTTGAGCGATCGCTTGGCTCATTTTGACCGTTCCACCATCATCGCTTTGCTGAAGATTCGGGAAGATATGAGCGATGAAGAAGCCGCCAGAATTGCCGATAATATGATTTCGGTACGCGATCAATTTGTTGAGCAAATACGGAGTATTCAACGACGTATACAAGATGTAGTTGACGGCGTTTTTGCCCGTATCCGCAACTATCTCAACTCTTTAGATCGCCCAGAACTTAACTATGATGGGGTTAAGCGGGATGTACGCCAGTTATTTGACGATCCCCAAGCGGGATTTGATGCCTTGCGCGATCGCTTATCTGCATTCAACCGTGATACTCTAGTTGCCATCATGAGTTCCCGTGAGGATATCTCTGAGGAAGATGCTAACCGGATTATTGATCAAGTAGAACGCGCCCGGAACACAGTCTTGCAACGAGCCGAACGCCTGCAACACGAAGCCCAACGCCGTTTAGAGGAAGTTAAGCATCAAGCCCAAAAGCAAGCCGAAGAAACCCGCAAAGCCGCAGCCTCAGCCGCTTGGTGGTTATTTACCACAGCCGTCGTTTCTGCAATTTTTGCTGCATTTGGTGGTGCGATCGCTGTTACTCCTATAGGCTAACAAGTTGTCTCCGCTAAAATTTCAGCCTCCCATATTGGGAGGCTTTTTTATCAGTTTACAATCCAAAATCCAAAGTCTAAAATCCAAAATTGATATAACGCAGACGTACTCTCAAAAGACGCAACCATCGCAACCAAACTTGTGCAGGTTGCTCAAAGAAAGTAAAAATATCCCCAAAACCCAGGTTAGTTTTATGATGGTGTAGCCAGTGTCTTTCAGGAGTTGTAATTAAGAGAAATTGGCACACAATATTCACAATATTTGGAGTTTGCCAACCTAAAATACTCACGTGTCTCCACCATACATGAAACTGGCCTAATAGCAGTCCAGAAATTACACCAATGGGAGAGAAAGACCAAAGCATAACTGCCATAATTAAATAAGGCAACGCTCCTAAAATACCATCTAAAAGTACCTGAAGATTTAACGTTAATATGGCATAGTGGCGAAAATCTTTCTTCCAAGAATGATGTGTTCTTAAGTGGAGGCTACCAAAAACATGCTCAGGTATGTGGTAAACAAATGTAGATAAAAAATCACCAAAAAACAATAATAGCCAAGCAACAACGATAGCCTCAAGCATTTGTACTCCTCACGTTCAATCAAAAAATCCACACAAAAAATCCCAAGATGATGGTTGATGCTGGGCAGCATCTTGTCTTCTTCAGGTCTAGACTTCAGTATTTGAAAGTTTTATAAATGTGCGATTTTCAATTTATTCAACCGCATGAATAACTCCCATTTGACTTCTGTCCGAAATTGATTTGATTAATACTGCTAAAACTTGATAGATTTAGCGTATTTTATTTTTGTCACCTCATAATCTTCTGATGAATAGAGACAGTATGAGCAAAGGATGAGTTAAAATTAGTACAAATTTAGGTTAAGGTTTTTCGCAAAATTATTTAGAAAAAATTAACTGCCAACTTAAAAATAAAGCATGAGATGTAGTTAGCTCACTAGAGCAAATCAGTGATTGAAAATTGTCGCTGGCGATCGAGTTCTTGAAGTTTGATTTTTTCGGTGTAGAATGCCTGATAATACGATCGCCATTTTTCTGGCTCTGTTTCTGGATCAGTTTCTTGCCACAGCTCTAAAAAGTAACGATAGCGCTTTTCGCGCAATACTCTCTCCATACAAGCAGTTGCAGCTTGCACAACTTGCGGTGTACGTAAGATTTGTTTTTTCCCTGTCTCATTTAAATGAAACAGATGGGAGATTAATTCTATTTCTTCTGCTAATTCTAAGTATCTGTCTTGTAAACTTGAGATTAAATTAATTGGGTCGTTTGTTACATCTACAATCTGTCGCCACAACGAACGATGGTGAGACAGGCTAAAATCTAAATTTCGTTCTTCTAGTTCGTGAATAATTGCTGGTCGTTGTTCGGGACAATGGAGGTATATCCGCAGTAATAAACCTTCGGCGTGTTCTAAAAGACTGCGTTCTGTAGTGGGTATGGGAAAGGGAGATGTTTTTTTGCTACCCCATTCTCTTTTTGTGGATATTGGCTGAGAATAAGCAGCTGTGGCTGGTGCAATTTGAGTTAACAAATTTTCTGCTCTTAAGGATATTAGGTTTGTATCACCCAAACTGAGAATTTCGGCACAACGACCCACATAATAGCTGCGCGTATCATTATTTGCAATATTTTTCAGTAATTTTACTATCTGCTGAGTTACCTGCTGAAAATCAGTCGCCTGTTTTAAGTCTCTGTCTTGAGTAACTTGCTGAATTTGCCAGTCTAACCAAAGTGGCGCATTTTTTAATAATTCTTGGTATTCTTCAGTACCGTGAGTGTGCAAGTATTCATCTGCATCTTTGCCATCAGGGATATTGAGAATCTTGAGTTGGACTTCACCTTTATATGCTAAATCTGCAATTTCGCCGATCGCCCGTTCCGCTGCATTTATCCCGGCTTTATCCGCATCAAAGTTGAGAACTAACTGTTTAGAGTCGGTGTAACGTAATACCAAGCGGACTTGTTCTAAACTCAAGGCTGTACCGAGAGAAGCAACAGCGTTATTAATCCCCACAGCATGAAGGGCGATCGCATCAAAATATCCTTCTACTACCACAGCTTGATCAAGTTGAGCAATCCCGGCTTTGGCTAAGTCGATGGCGAATAAGGTTTTACCTTTATTAAATAGTTCGGTTTCTGGGGAATTGAGATATTTTGGCTGTTCATCTGTCAGAGTTCGCCCACCGAAAGCAATTACGCGCCCTTGAATATCGCGGATGGGAATCATTAGGCGATCGCGGAATACATCATAATAACCGCCGCCTTCTTTGCGCGGCTTAATCAATCCGGCTTTTTCTACCAACTGCACTGGGTAATGTTTATTTTCCACCAAATAGCGGTACAGGGTTTCCCAACCTGCGGGGGCGTAACCCAAACCAAACTGCTGAATGGTTTCTTCTTTGAGTTGGCGCTGAGAAAGTAAATACTGCATCGCCTTTTGCGCCTGAGTTTGGCGCAGGGCGTGTTGATAAAAATTTGCTGTCGCCGCGAGAACTTCATACAACTGTTCACGCAACGACATTTGACGCTGTAATTCTTGTCTTTGTTCAGGTTCTAGGGTTTGCACATTCACTTGATAGCGCCGCGCCAAATCCAGCACGACTTCCGTGAAAGACTGCTTACCCAAATCCATCAAAAACTTAATCGCATTTCCCCCAGCTTGACAGCCGAAGCAATAATACATTTGCTTACCCTGACTGACTGTGAAGCTAGGACTTTTCTCATTATGGAACGGACACAGCCCGACAAAATCTTTACCACGCTTGCGTAAAACTACGTGTTCTGAGACAACATCTACAATGTC encodes:
- a CDS encoding SLC13 family permease, which gives rise to MENLQALLSIFTFLGVIILVMTEWVHLTIAALLGALLLVFTNVMTLKEAVGYIGNSHGTLGLFFGVMVLVRAFEPTKIFDYLATQIVILAKGDGKRLLLSIVGIVTPICAVLPNATTVMLLAPLIPPMAEEIGINFVPLLILMVFIANSAGLLTLVGDPATFIVGDAINISFTEYLWQLSLGGVIAVVTVVATLPFLFRKIWHTKLDNLEELPHPQINHPRVLTVGAVIIAFVLVFFVIGESLPIPISPAAVALLGAALALLLSHHSRIDTVNNILRDVDWSTLIFFMSIFVLIGGLEKTGVINGLSGVLAIILGKNIVLGSLVLLFLVGILSSVVPNIPLVVAMVPLIKQYLVTVGLAPAEVLAQDFQGQFPAEVLPLFYAMMFGATLGGNGTLVGASSNIVAAGISEQHGRRISFKTFLHYGIPVMFLQLVTSGLYVLVRFLI
- a CDS encoding OmpA family protein; translated protein: MNNYPPNRVPLEATSRHGESSNLDSFNQDELNVLRSVLLGVEPSQLNKLYERLNNPQILPEDISHLLPEAVVLRSKQDKQLVEAIVSTVEEAIQASVTQDENILSEAFFPIIGPAARKAIASSLDEMMQSLNQALEHSLSLESVKWRLEARRTGKSFAEIVLLRTLIYRVEQIFLIHKQTGLLLHHVMFQQIAVQDPDLVAAMLTAIQDFVKDSFGIQQEDTLRSLRFGELTIWIEAGPQAIIAGIVRGKPPQELREVFQAAIEKIHLKLSTELHSFAGETEPFRASEPYLENCLAIQYKTASRQNYTYAWAFLGLMAIASGTWGFFTLRENIRWQTYLHKLNSQPGIVVVNTRYYNGKHFISGMRDPLAVDPNTLIQPTNLNPDKVISKWQSYLSLEPQLITKRTAKLLQPPKTVVLEVDHNGILSVIGYAPRNWILEAQKLWRFIPGVTQFQTKNLMPSELKELESAKQQIEATVLLFEEGKNNFIPGETNKIPDLRNVLQKLFNTANSLDKDVQIQIRGHTDTTGTERQNLFLSQTRANKILAYLNSPGININKFKLVAVGSKLPYQSEVILDAKQLNRRVSFQVFIINKTQ
- a CDS encoding Rab family GTPase — encoded protein: MLQKKVCMVGAFATGKTSLISRFIYSIFSEKYYTTVGVKIDKKTLEFQGNNVNLILWDLYGEDEFQKVRMSYLRGSSGYILVVDGTRHNTLDKAFELQIKVEESIGKVPFILVFNKWDMTNEWEIETHELDVIIQKGWTVINTSAKTGQGVEEVFQTLTNKILNG
- a CDS encoding sensor histidine kinase KdpD — its product is MSKTLLSDLFLSLNILVLEKVDIGLFRVTAQPPNWLRRFCSQELKFGMNMLIPQEEFTFLENFLFDAEDFWSSNSIGKLSSGIWSQKNLIGYEEQLEAYTLCVHESKILLIELAEDKFKYKQHLIQAGREQQLNYQQLLKDNQRKEVLINCIIHDIAGQLNAINCCLALLEFENLTDKGKEHLEIARKQSTKQEMLIRNILDAFSAEVRSLESFIVDIDTSPDILMAIQEVIELFQATFALTNQQLQLAADVDITADWKVIGEQSRLDRVITNLMENAYRHSPEDSTVTIGLQADAKYILFTIDDEGEGVPPEMVDNLFQKFSQGQNRSGRGGIGLYFCRMTIERWGGSIGYSPRQEGGSRFWFRLPKAGGLGV
- the dnaG gene encoding DNA primase, whose translation is MYIPRLHPDTIEEIKQRADIVDVVSEHVVLRKRGKDFVGLCPFHNEKSPSFTVSQGKQMYYCFGCQAGGNAIKFLMDLGKQSFTEVVLDLARRYQVNVQTLEPEQRQELQRQMSLREQLYEVLAATANFYQHALRQTQAQKAMQYLLSQRQLKEETIQQFGLGYAPAGWETLYRYLVENKHYPVQLVEKAGLIKPRKEGGGYYDVFRDRLMIPIRDIQGRVIAFGGRTLTDEQPKYLNSPETELFNKGKTLFAIDLAKAGIAQLDQAVVVEGYFDAIALHAVGINNAVASLGTALSLEQVRLVLRYTDSKQLVLNFDADKAGINAAERAIGEIADLAYKGEVQLKILNIPDGKDADEYLHTHGTEEYQELLKNAPLWLDWQIQQVTQDRDLKQATDFQQVTQQIVKLLKNIANNDTRSYYVGRCAEILSLGDTNLISLRAENLLTQIAPATAAYSQPISTKREWGSKKTSPFPIPTTERSLLEHAEGLLLRIYLHCPEQRPAIIHELEERNLDFSLSHHRSLWRQIVDVTNDPINLISSLQDRYLELAEEIELISHLFHLNETGKKQILRTPQVVQAATACMERVLREKRYRYFLELWQETDPETEPEKWRSYYQAFYTEKIKLQELDRQRQFSITDLL